The stretch of DNA AAAGCATATAACCATTTGTAGTAAGCGCTAGATCGATATCTGGATTATAATCACTTATCATTTTTATAAAAACGTCCAAATCCTTACGTACAAGCGGTTCGCCACCAGTGATTCTTATCTTTTTTATGCCTTCATCGATAGCCACTTTTACAAATAAAAATAGCTCTTCAAAGGTTAATAAATTCTCTCTTGGCGTCCAGCTAAATGGCGTTGTAGGCATACAATACCTACACCTAAAGTTGCAACGCTGAGTTACAGAAATCCTTAAATAATCAACAATCCGACCATATTTATCGATTAGCATAAAGCACCTTCTTAAGCTTGGTTAGAGCTTTTTATAATTTTTTCAATTATATGTTAAAAGATTTAAATCAAAATAAAAATTTAAGCCAATTTTTGTAGTTTAAGAGTAGATTAGTCTTTTTTTAAAATTAGCCTGCAAATTTAGGCTAATTTATGAAATTTAAGCACAAACTCGACTCGCCCCATTCCAACATGAAGGTCCTTTGCGATCATCGCTGCACTTTTTCCGTCTTTAAACATTTTTAAAATTTGCTCTTCTTCATTGATGACGCTTGGTGCGATTTTATTAATATCTCTTGTTCGCTCTTCAAGACTAACTATCCTATCTTTTTGCTCTGTTGCAAAATCATCAATTACTCGCTCAATACTCTTAATCGCACGAATTATTGGTACAATCTTTTCATTTATTTGCAAATCAATATTTTCTTTTATCTGTTTTTTAAGTGGCTCATATTGTTCACTATTTTTAAACGCCTCGCCCTCAAGCATTGAAATTTGCTTTTTTAGATTGAAATTTTCTTGCATAACGCTTTCTATCGCTCGCTCAAATCTCGCAAATTTTTTATTTGTCTCACTATCTTTTATCAACATTAAAGCTACTATTATCGCCAAAACGATACCAAAGCCTAAAAAAATATAAATTTCCATATTTTTCCTTTACGAATTCGCTCTCATTTCTCTTATCATTACACGCTCTCTAGCTGTTACATAAGCGTTCCAGTCGGCTTCATCCTCTTCATGCATATTTTCTATCTTTGCTAAATTTTCACTAATAGCTCTTAAATAAAGACTCAAATTTCTCTTTGGAAAGATAGGCATAGCAATCCTTGCGTAGTAAATTTCATCTTTTATAAATTTTTCTTCGCTTATTTTGATGTGTGTAAAACCGATTTCTTCGATGCTCGTCCTCTCTTTTAGTGGCAAATATTGCTTATGTTCATTTTTAATATAATCACTCAGCGCATCAACTTTTCTATGAAGCTCGATCAACAAAGTTAATAAAACTTGATCGCTCTCTTTGGTTTCACCACGTGATTTAGCTCGTTTTAGCCAAGCCCC from Campylobacter concisus encodes:
- a CDS encoding DUF6115 domain-containing protein, producing the protein MEIYIFLGFGIVLAIIVALMLIKDSETNKKFARFERAIESVMQENFNLKKQISMLEGEAFKNSEQYEPLKKQIKENIDLQINEKIVPIIRAIKSIERVIDDFATEQKDRIVSLEERTRDINKIAPSVINEEEQILKMFKDGKSAAMIAKDLHVGMGRVEFVLKFHKLA